One window of Branchiostoma lanceolatum isolate klBraLanc5 chromosome 6, klBraLanc5.hap2, whole genome shotgun sequence genomic DNA carries:
- the LOC136436273 gene encoding transcription factor SOX-1-like — translation MCSSRQTRTFPAPCCTGSFVLHVCASFPSQRVANLPDTSMESSLPANRREKPGGDYVKRPLNAFMVWSRVRRAKLREEMPDLRNTEISRRLGAEWREMSAEQKLPHVQRSRQLRIEHFDMYPNYRYRPKRKVKPGSVTGPRPVADILQASRSRAPPPPPQSSVGLGYRPVPPAHPSPPGPPNACVSRVSGIPVPSALFCNFPYGYTRPSQQVFTSTTCTTTRVCPTHNKPTMYPYAYSPHPHPYPYTYHRPLTLTLPSASATLHYIPTSLPEVDPDTLTSLPGSTRQRSASFPATTPTPQFLTSVSPHSPTERSIIAVPQYSLPPMTSLMHRPTIGNEASGCSPCVSAPSDQVLKCHPLQPLASSEHSPSAQLLCTETDDDSDTESCSSPEEQGGSCRDNRLQNLRSCTGLFWATPLAAGGGRAKEKVIVESVQAIEPVSIAGMEEPRVSPGSRNQFRFEWN, via the exons ATGTGTTCTTCACGGCAGACACGAACTTTCCCAGCGCCATGCTGCACGGGCTCCTTTGTCTTGCATGTCTGTGCGAGTTTTCCCTCACAAAGAGTTGCAAATTTGCCGGACACAAGCATGGAAAGCAGTCTGCCGGCGAATAGACGAGAGAAGCCGGGCGGGGATTATGTGAAGCGGCCGCTGAACGCCTTCATGGTGTGGTCCCGTGTCCGGAGAGCGAAGCTGCGGGAGGAAATGCCGGACCTGCGGAACACAG AGATCAGCCGCCGGCTGGGTGCAGAGTGGCGTGAGATGTCCGCGGAGCAGAAGCTGCCGCACGTCCAGCGGTCCCGTCAGCTGCGGATAGAACACTTCGACATGTACCCCAACTACAG GTATCGGCCGAAGCGAAAGGTGAAGCCCGGCTCTGTGACCGGTCCCCGTCCCGTGGCGGACATCCTGCAGGCGTCCCGGTCCCGggcgccgccgccgccgcctcaGAGCTCCGTGGGGCTGGGGTACAGGCCCGTGCCGCCCGCCCATCCTTCCCCGCCGGGACCGCCTAACGCCTGCGTGTCCAGGGTCTCCGGCATCCCGGTCCCGTCGGCGCTGTTCTGTAACTTTCCCTACGGTTACACCCGTCCCAGCCAACAGGTCTTCACGTCTACCACCTGCACCACTACTCGCGTGTGTCCCACCCACAACAAACCTACAATGTACCCCTATGCCTACTCCCCCCATCCCCACCCCTACCCCTACACCTACCACCGACCCCTCACCCTCACCCTGCCCTCTGCCTCGGCAACCCTGCACTACATCCCGACGTCACTTCCGGAAGTGGATCCGGACACCCTGACGTCACTTCCTGGATCTACACGACAACGCTCGGCGTCATTTCCTGCGACAACCCCGACCCCACAGTTTCTGACGTCGGTCTCGCCGCATTCCCCGACAGAACGGTCCATCATTGCAGTCCCACAGTACAGCCTGCCTCCAATGACGTCACTGATGCACCGTCCAACAATAGGCAACGAGGCGTCTGGCTGTAGCCCGTGCGTCAGCGCTCCTAGCGATCAGGTGCTGAAGTGCCATCCACTGCAGCCGCTGGCATCTTCTGAACACAGTCCCTCGGCACAGCTCCTCTGCACGGAAACCGATGACGACAGCGACACAGAGAGCTGTTCCTCGCCGGAGGAGCAAGGCGGGAGTTGCCGTGACAACCGTCTGCAGAACCTGCGGAGCTGCACCGGGCTGTTCTGGGCGACACCATTGGCGGCCGGCGGGGGTCGCGCCAAGGAGAAAGTCATCGTTGAGTCGGTACAAGCCATCGAACCTGTCTCCATCGCTGGGATGGAGGAACCACGTGTCAGTCCGGGCAGTCGCAACCAGTTCAGATTTGAGTGGAACTGA